In Oligoflexia bacterium, the sequence GTTACGAAATTAGTAGATCGACTTCGTATTCCAGAATGGAAGTTTCGAATGAGAGACTTACTTCCAGCTGATTTAGCTCAAGGCGAGTTTATGGTTAAAATCTCAGCATTTTCAGAAGATAAAGTTATTACCTCAAGTAGGGATTCTGATTTTTTCGTAATTAAATAAAAGGCCTCAAGTTAAAGGATAATAATGAAAAAACTTGTTAATGGTATAGTTGAATTTCGCAAAAAAGTGCTTCCTGGGTATAAAGAAATGTTTGCACGCCTTGCCCTAGGCCATGCACCCGACTCACTTTTCATCGCATGTTCTGATAGCCGTGTTGTGCCAAATCTTTTTGCCTCTACTGACCCCGGCGATCTTTTTGTAATCAGAAATGTTGGCAATCTCATACCAAGTTGCGGTGCTGATGGACATTCAATTGCAGATGAATCCGAAGCTGCAGGAATCGAACACGCTGTATTGAATTTAAATGTTTCTGATATCATCGTGTGCGGACACTCTGAATGTGGCGCAATGCGAGCCCTCATAGATGGGCGCGACAATGTTAAGGCTCCACATTTACGTGCTTGGCTCAGACATGGTGAAGAATCCCTTACAAAATTAAACCAAAACACAACGCAACTGAGCCCCGTCAACCAACTCTCACAACTCAATGTACTCCAACAAATGGAGCATCTAAAGTCATACCCGATTATTAAAGAACGTTTGGCTTCAAAAAAACTAAGTCTGCATGGTTGGTGGTTTGAACTAAGCACTGCAGATGTGTACTCCTATGAAGATGCATTAAATAAGTTCATCTTAATTGACGAAGCAGGAGCTGAGCGAATTTTATCTCGACTCACTTAAAAACACAGATCACACTTTAGATATATTTTATTTTGTAGTTCACACAGTTGAAAGGAATCAAATGAAAAAGACGAAATGTAAGGATTGTTTTAAAGTACCTGCACAGGAAAATTGGGGGTCAACAGCACTTTTAATACTACGCCTCATTGTTGGGGTTGCATTTGTATTACACGGATGGGGAAAAATTCAAAATCCATTCGCATGGATGGGACCTGATGCCCCCGTTCCTGGTTTTTTTCAGTTTTTAGCGGCACTCTCAGAATTTGGTGGAGGCTTAGCATTAATCGTAGGTTTTTTAACAAAACTCGCTGCCCTTGGCCTAACCTTTACGATGATCGCTGCTACCGGTATGCATATGTTTGTAATGAAAGACCCCTTCGTAAATCAAACTGGCGGATCTTCATATGAATTGGCTTTGGTGTACTTAGGAATCTCTCTATTATTTTTAATGATGGGTCCGGGTAAGTTCTCTTTGGATTCAAAAATATTTGGTGAAAAGAAATAAAAAAATGGGCCTTAAGTGTAAATGCTTAAGGCCCATTAATCATATTTAAACCCTAGATGTACCTTAGATTTTTCCTACCAAGTTAATACCAGGCTTAAGTGTTTGCTCACCTGGACGCCATTTAGCGGGACAAACTTCATTTGGGTTTTTAGAAACAAATTGAGCTGCTTGAACTTTTCTTAAAAGCTCATCAGCGTTTCTGCCGATTCCGTTATCGTTTACTTCGGCAAGTTTAATTTTGCCGTCTGGATCTACTAAAAAGGTTCCACGATAAGAAAGCCCTGCTTCTTCAATGTGGACTCCAAAAGCACGTGTTAAAAAACCAGTAGGATCAGCAAGCATGGGGTAGTTGATCTGCTTAATTGTGGGAGATGCGTCATGCCATGCCTTATGAGTAAATTGTGTATCTGTACTTACAGAATAAACCTCAACACCCATTTTTTGAAAAGCTTCATACTTTTCAGCCATGTCACCTAGTTCAGTAGGACAAACAAAAGTGAAGTCAGCTGGGTAAAAGAAGAAAACCGACCATTTTCCTCGAAGATCTTCTTGGGTTACAGTTTTAAAAGCGTCTTTATGATAAGCCTGAGCTTTAAAGTCAGGTACCTTGGTATTAATTAAAGTTGTCATTTAGTTCTCCTTTTATATTTTTCGTTCTGAAATATAGCCTAACCCATTTTTATGTACAAGCTTCCATTGACCCATTGATCGAATATGAATTGTTTTATGCTTTATATTATCTCGACTCATAATCTTTAAAAGCTCAGGTCGCATTTTTGAATGAATACGCCATAGTGTTTTAAATAGCTTTACCGTATGGCTAAGCGTTGCTTCGTTACAGCCCTCGGGCAATTCAATTCTCTTACTCCAAAGGCTTTTAAACTGGCGCTTTAACGCCCATAAATAATTACGCCATATTGGTAGATCTACAAAAATGATCTTATCAGCCAATAAAATGTTCTTTTGTAGTAAATCTAAAGGGCCAAAACCGTCAATAAGCCATTTTTCTTGGCTTGTGATTTCATTAAGAATTTTACGCGTTTCATTAAGGTCACGAATTATCATGCCTGGAAGAAATTGAATAGAATCCACAGGGGTGTGAGGCAAGTCGTAAATTTTTGAGAGACTTTTGCTTAATACAGTTTTTCCACCCGCCGCGTTTCCTATAATTAAAATTTTCAAAATTTTATCTGACATTTAAAAAACCTATCACCGTCAATTCATATTGCATAGCGTAAAGATCGCTACTCCCAAGGTAATTCAGGCCTTAAGTCTTACCTGGATTGTTCATTAGAATTTAATAAAGTGCCGATAAATCTATTGTGAAACACACAGTCATTTTACTCTTATTAGCACTTCAATTACTCAGTGCCTGCACGTCGCCACAAACTAAAGCACCTCAAGATACACGGTGTATCGCTTCAAATGCGGATCTTACAAAATGTAGAGCGTTACTAGAATTTTATGCATTCCCACTCGATGTTCGAATTGATACACGACGATTTTACATTCGACCACTCGCTCCAAGAGACATCAAAAGCTTTTACAGTTTTCAAACTGACCCTCGAATAACAGCAACTCTAGGTGGGAAATTCACTAAGAAAGAAATTGAGAAAACGACCGAAAAATCAATTATTCGCCATCCTGATGGAGATACTTGGCTTACGATTGAGTTTGGAATTTTTTCAAAAACTAGAGATGAATTTGTCGGAAACATTCAATTGACCAGATTAAACGATAGAGAACTTGTAAAACATCTTGGTCTTTCAACCACTCAACTTCGCGAGAAATCACGAGCAACTATCGGCTATGGCATTGTTTATGACCAATGGGGAAATGGCATTGCCACAGAAGCAATAGAGGCGATAATTAACTTTTGTTTTAAAAATCTAGGCCTTACTCATATCTATGCTTCAACAGTTGATTCTAATATACCTTCACAGCGGGTTTTAGAAAAAAATGGATTCGTCAAAGTTGGTAGCAACATTGATGATATTGATGGCGAACCTTATACCGCCATACACTTTGAATTAAAAAAATAAATCAGCCATTTGTATTAAAGCCCTTAAAAGACGTGGAGTTTTTAGCAATAATTATCTAGAATAGCTTTCTATGGCCGATTTCGTGACCCCCTATTACTCCATCAATGATTTTTATCGAAAACGTTTTGGAGAAAAAATAAGAAAAATTCCGGTGACCATCGCCGATGACTGCCCAAATCGTCGTGGTCTAAAAGGAATGGAAACTTGCGTTTTTTGTGATGTTTGGGGATCCGCTGCATATGAAGATCAAAAAGGCCAGAGCCTAAAAGATCAAATTCAAACACACATGCATGGCCTTGCCGCAAAACATAATTGCAAATCATTTCTAATTTATTTTCAATCATACACGAGCACTTTCTTAGGAACCAAAACTCTGCGCAAACATTTTGATGAGGCATTAAGTGTGCCTGAGGTAAAAGGTTTTGTAATTGGAACCAGACCTGATTGTGTATCACAAGCTGTTTTAGAACTATGGAATGAATATGAGGCGAAATGTTTTGTCTCTGTTGAATTAGGTGTTCAAAGTTTTTATGAAGATCAAATACGATTTTTACGCAGAGGGCATTCAGCAAAACAATCAATTGAAGTTATTAAAAAAATAAAAGCTCATTCAAATGTAGATTTAGGTGTTCACCTCATTTTTGGAATACCAGGTGAAACTGATTCTGATATAATTGAAACTGCAAAACTTATTTCCTCACTCCCGATAGACAATGTAAAACTTCACAACCTTCATGTTTTGAAAAATACTCCTCTTGAAAAACTTTATGAGAATGCTGAATTTACACCTATTGAGTTAGATGAATACACCAGGCGTGTAGGTATTTTTTTGCAATATCTTAATCCAGATATTGCGATTCATCGACTTGCAGCTGTTTCTTCTCGCTGGGAAGAACTTGTCGCTCCGCAATGGACTCGCTTTCATTTAAAAACCTATGAATTCATTAAAACCTCCTTACTCACTCAAGGTATTAAACAGGGGCAATTGATCTAGTTTTACTGGACTTCCGCTCTAGGTACACATTTCATAGAATTAATGAGGGGGAAAAATCTATGAACAAAACTATTTTCTTAATTGTTTTAACAGCTGCTTATTTGGGTATGGGCGCCTCCGGTTGCGAGAGCACTCCACCTGATGTTGTTGGCACATGGCTTGTGAAATGCGAATATACAAATCCAGTAAGTAAGGCTGAATATTACTGGCAGTTTTTTAAAGAACCTGAACCCACTCAGTTTAAATCATGGGAAACATTGGCTGACGGGACAGTCAAAGTCATTGATAGCTTTTATATTTATCAGCAATCAGTGATGTCGATTAAAAACCCTGAAGTCGAAAATGGCGATAGATTCTATCAAGTTTCAGCCACAGATGCAGATCATTTAAATTTTAAGGGTGGAGAATATACATGCACTCTTGAACGGGGCA encodes:
- a CDS encoding flagellar protein FlaR, with amino-acid sequence MSDKILKILIIGNAAGGKTVLSKSLSKIYDLPHTPVDSIQFLPGMIIRDLNETRKILNEITSQEKWLIDGFGPLDLLQKNILLADKIIFVDLPIWRNYLWALKRQFKSLWSKRIELPEGCNEATLSHTVKLFKTLWRIHSKMRPELLKIMSRDNIKHKTIHIRSMGQWKLVHKNGLGYISERKI
- a CDS encoding DoxX family protein, whose protein sequence is MKKTKCKDCFKVPAQENWGSTALLILRLIVGVAFVLHGWGKIQNPFAWMGPDAPVPGFFQFLAALSEFGGGLALIVGFLTKLAALGLTFTMIAATGMHMFVMKDPFVNQTGGSSYELALVYLGISLLFLMMGPGKFSLDSKIFGEKK
- a CDS encoding GNAT family protein, whose protein sequence is MKHTVILLLLALQLLSACTSPQTKAPQDTRCIASNADLTKCRALLEFYAFPLDVRIDTRRFYIRPLAPRDIKSFYSFQTDPRITATLGGKFTKKEIEKTTEKSIIRHPDGDTWLTIEFGIFSKTRDEFVGNIQLTRLNDRELVKHLGLSTTQLREKSRATIGYGIVYDQWGNGIATEAIEAIINFCFKNLGLTHIYASTVDSNIPSQRVLEKNGFVKVGSNIDDIDGEPYTAIHFELKK
- a CDS encoding carbonic anhydrase, which encodes MKKLVNGIVEFRKKVLPGYKEMFARLALGHAPDSLFIACSDSRVVPNLFASTDPGDLFVIRNVGNLIPSCGADGHSIADESEAAGIEHAVLNLNVSDIIVCGHSECGAMRALIDGRDNVKAPHLRAWLRHGEESLTKLNQNTTQLSPVNQLSQLNVLQQMEHLKSYPIIKERLASKKLSLHGWWFELSTADVYSYEDALNKFILIDEAGAERILSRLT
- the ahpC gene encoding alkyl hydroperoxide reductase subunit C encodes the protein MTTLINTKVPDFKAQAYHKDAFKTVTQEDLRGKWSVFFFYPADFTFVCPTELGDMAEKYEAFQKMGVEVYSVSTDTQFTHKAWHDASPTIKQINYPMLADPTGFLTRAFGVHIEEAGLSYRGTFLVDPDGKIKLAEVNDNGIGRNADELLRKVQAAQFVSKNPNEVCPAKWRPGEQTLKPGINLVGKI
- a CDS encoding TIGR01212 family radical SAM protein (This family includes YhcC from E. coli K-12, an uncharacterized radical SAM protein.); translation: MADFVTPYYSINDFYRKRFGEKIRKIPVTIADDCPNRRGLKGMETCVFCDVWGSAAYEDQKGQSLKDQIQTHMHGLAAKHNCKSFLIYFQSYTSTFLGTKTLRKHFDEALSVPEVKGFVIGTRPDCVSQAVLELWNEYEAKCFVSVELGVQSFYEDQIRFLRRGHSAKQSIEVIKKIKAHSNVDLGVHLIFGIPGETDSDIIETAKLISSLPIDNVKLHNLHVLKNTPLEKLYENAEFTPIELDEYTRRVGIFLQYLNPDIAIHRLAAVSSRWEELVAPQWTRFHLKTYEFIKTSLLTQGIKQGQLI